A genomic segment from Kyrpidia tusciae DSM 2912 encodes:
- a CDS encoding ComF family protein, with translation MDQWFGGESGSGGKRKAPGIGGRLRTWFDPLWPPPPGCPFCGRRGNLIPVGLPELDRPRLATACDRCAGQLIVRHDPPHCPGCARSTPAPGLCRDCLRHPLGLGRVCAYGAYRGALREAIHRVKFQRDGGPLELLAGMLAVAWRDLNPPADALIVPVPMHPEKRRALGWNHVERVAKGLGRAVGRAAVPALERRGELRSQATRGRRERLTALEGRFALSPEAAEIRERAVVLVDDVLTTGATAQACTRVLRAGGAREVYGLVIAR, from the coding sequence GTGGACCAGTGGTTTGGTGGGGAGTCGGGGAGCGGGGGGAAACGGAAAGCCCCGGGGATCGGTGGCCGCCTGCGGACGTGGTTTGATCCACTTTGGCCGCCGCCTCCTGGGTGCCCCTTTTGCGGCCGCCGGGGGAATCTGATCCCCGTGGGACTTCCAGAGCTGGACAGGCCCCGTTTGGCCACCGCCTGCGACCGCTGTGCCGGGCAACTCATCGTTCGTCATGATCCGCCCCACTGCCCGGGGTGCGCCAGGAGCACGCCGGCTCCGGGGCTGTGTCGAGACTGCCTCCGACACCCCTTGGGTCTGGGCCGGGTTTGCGCCTACGGGGCCTATCGGGGAGCCCTGCGGGAGGCGATTCATCGGGTGAAATTCCAACGGGACGGCGGTCCGTTGGAGCTTTTGGCGGGGATGCTGGCGGTGGCGTGGCGGGACCTGAATCCGCCGGCAGACGCACTGATCGTGCCCGTGCCTATGCACCCGGAAAAGAGGCGGGCTCTCGGCTGGAACCATGTGGAGCGGGTGGCCAAGGGGCTTGGGAGGGCCGTGGGCCGAGCGGCGGTGCCAGCCCTGGAGCGCCGGGGCGAGCTTCGGAGCCAGGCGACCCGGGGCCGCCGGGAGCGGCTCACCGCCTTGGAGGGCCGCTTTGCCCTCTCCCCGGAGGCTGCGGAGATTCGGGAGCGGGCGGTGGTGCTGGTGGACGACGTCCTCACCACCGGGGCCACGGCGCAGGCCTGCACCCGGGTGCTCCGGGCCGGGGGCGCCCGGGAGGTGTACGGGCTGGTCATCGCCAGGTGA
- a CDS encoding DegV family protein codes for MGGDHGQKPSFAVVVDSTAGIPEDRVQALGLTVVPLTVIIGDKAYREGVDLATREFYARLKQGAPPPTTSQPPVGEFVGVFSRLLEEYTGVVCIVLSSALSGTVQAARTAASQVSGPVAVVDSRFASYGMEVLAVEALKMAEAGRSPQECAERLETLAGQLRAYFVVDDLNYLHRSGRLGAAQALMGTMLQVKPILTLEDGRLTVAEKVRTHRRAVERILERVEEAVGEGPQNICVIHSDRQADAEALRQRVEGMAAEQPVPVRELGPVLGAHVGPGVLALLHYPAQG; via the coding sequence ATGGGCGGTGATCATGGACAGAAGCCTTCTTTTGCCGTGGTGGTGGATTCCACGGCGGGAATTCCGGAGGATCGGGTCCAGGCCCTTGGCCTCACGGTGGTCCCGCTGACGGTCATTATCGGCGACAAGGCCTATCGGGAGGGCGTGGACCTTGCGACCAGAGAGTTTTATGCCAGGTTGAAACAGGGGGCTCCTCCCCCCACCACCTCCCAGCCACCGGTGGGGGAGTTCGTTGGCGTATTTTCCCGACTGCTGGAAGAGTACACGGGGGTCGTGTGCATCGTGCTCTCCAGTGCGCTGAGCGGGACGGTCCAGGCGGCCCGGACGGCGGCGTCCCAGGTCTCCGGCCCCGTCGCGGTGGTGGATTCCCGATTCGCCTCTTACGGGATGGAGGTGCTGGCGGTGGAGGCCCTGAAGATGGCGGAGGCGGGCCGGTCTCCCCAGGAGTGCGCCGAGCGCCTTGAAACCTTGGCGGGGCAGTTGCGGGCGTATTTTGTCGTAGACGATCTGAATTATCTACACCGCAGCGGGCGGCTGGGGGCGGCCCAGGCGCTGATGGGAACGATGCTTCAGGTCAAACCGATTCTCACCCTGGAGGATGGACGGCTGACGGTGGCGGAGAAAGTGCGGACCCACCGCCGGGCGGTGGAGCGGATCCTGGAGCGGGTGGAAGAAGCGGTGGGAGAAGGCCCTCAGAACATCTGCGTCATCCATTCGGATCGCCAGGCGGACGCGGAAGCCCTGCGTCAAAGGGTGGAGGGGATGGCCGCGGAGCAGCCCGTTCCGGTGCGGGAGCTCGGCCCGGTGCTCGGGGCCCACGTGGGCCCGGGAGTGTTGGCGCTGCTTCATTATCCGGCGCAAGGCTGA
- the recD2 gene encoding SF1B family DNA helicase RecD2, translated as MVVGVVERVTYASEDGRFTVFVLRPENGGPEVTAVARQQVRAGERLRLTGRWKHHPRFGAQLDCLHVVSLAPNSREGLIRFLGGGLIRGVGPKTAERLVDHFGQDILRVIEDEPGRLREVEGIGARKAEQIAEGYREHRQMRDLMMFLQDKGVGPGLAGRIWRVFGHDALAVVQRTPYRLAEEVWGIGFATADRIAREVGIARDDPGRLQAGVLYVLMQGAEEGHTCLPEDRLVERSVRLLTSPPDAVRGAMADLIARRRVYGSVVTGERDGVYYSPAVYYHAERGAAQRLTAMTLWSATEAGPLGPKETWPSADKEDDTSPGPEGCRTASSDSADLPAPFDSPEGGREVILTPEQLEAVRAAAEAPLVVITGGPGTGKTTVLREILRRLEEQGRKVELAAPTGRAAKRLDESTERPAKTLHRLLEAGHVEGRGLRFQRHESRPIEADAVVVDECSMMDTLLLYALLRALAPGTRLILVGDAHQLPSVGPGQVLEDIIASGLARVVRLTRVFRQASESGIVRNAYRILEGQLPELRSPEGDWFWLERRDPEALAREVVSLYVRRLPIFLGGDGEIQVLTPMRRGPLGVEGLNPRLQGEVNPPGSDKPEVQAGGRVFRLGDRVMQVRNDYQKEVFNGDVGRVVEIDPEERDMTVEYPDPAGPRRVLYRDGEWDDLQLAYALSVHKSQGSEYDAVVIPVVPAHTVVLERALLYTAVTRAKRLVVLLGDRRALQRAIARVRGHSRSTLLAARLRGEVEDLIPGG; from the coding sequence ATGGTGGTCGGTGTGGTGGAGCGGGTGACCTACGCGTCGGAGGACGGCCGATTCACGGTGTTTGTCCTGCGGCCGGAAAACGGTGGTCCGGAAGTCACGGCGGTGGCCCGACAGCAGGTGCGGGCTGGAGAACGATTGCGGTTGACCGGGCGGTGGAAACATCACCCCCGATTCGGGGCCCAGTTGGATTGTCTTCACGTGGTAAGTCTCGCTCCCAACAGCCGGGAGGGGTTGATTCGATTCCTCGGCGGAGGATTGATTCGGGGGGTGGGGCCGAAAACTGCCGAACGGCTGGTGGATCATTTTGGCCAAGACATTTTGAGGGTGATCGAGGACGAGCCCGGGCGCCTTCGGGAAGTGGAGGGGATCGGGGCCCGGAAGGCGGAGCAGATCGCGGAGGGATACCGGGAACACCGGCAGATGCGGGACCTGATGATGTTTTTGCAGGATAAGGGCGTGGGGCCGGGGCTGGCCGGGCGGATTTGGCGGGTGTTTGGGCACGATGCCCTGGCGGTGGTGCAACGGACGCCGTATCGGCTGGCCGAGGAAGTGTGGGGCATCGGCTTTGCGACGGCGGACCGCATTGCCCGGGAGGTGGGGATTGCCCGGGACGATCCCGGGCGCTTGCAGGCGGGGGTCTTGTATGTGTTGATGCAAGGGGCGGAGGAAGGGCACACCTGTCTGCCGGAAGACCGATTGGTGGAGCGGTCGGTGCGGCTGCTCACATCTCCGCCGGACGCGGTGAGGGGGGCGATGGCCGACCTGATCGCCCGGCGGCGGGTCTACGGGAGCGTGGTCACCGGGGAGAGGGACGGGGTTTACTATTCTCCGGCCGTTTATTACCACGCGGAACGAGGGGCGGCCCAACGGTTGACGGCCATGACCCTTTGGTCGGCTACCGAGGCGGGCCCGCTCGGGCCGAAGGAGACCTGGCCTTCCGCCGATAAGGAGGACGACACGTCCCCAGGACCGGAAGGTTGCCGGACCGCGTCGTCCGATTCGGCCGATTTGCCGGCTCCGTTCGATTCACCCGAGGGTGGCCGGGAGGTCATTTTGACTCCAGAGCAGCTCGAAGCGGTGCGGGCGGCGGCCGAGGCTCCTCTGGTGGTGATCACCGGCGGTCCTGGCACGGGCAAGACCACGGTCCTGCGGGAAATCCTCAGGCGCTTGGAGGAGCAGGGCCGCAAGGTGGAACTCGCCGCTCCCACCGGCCGGGCGGCGAAGCGCTTGGATGAGAGCACCGAGCGGCCCGCCAAGACCCTTCACCGCCTCCTTGAGGCGGGGCACGTGGAAGGCCGGGGATTGCGGTTCCAGCGCCACGAATCCCGGCCCATCGAGGCGGATGCCGTGGTGGTGGACGAGTGCTCCATGATGGATACGCTCCTCCTCTATGCCCTTCTCCGGGCTTTGGCCCCGGGCACCCGCCTGATCCTGGTGGGGGACGCGCACCAGTTGCCCTCGGTGGGGCCCGGCCAGGTGCTGGAGGACATTATCGCCTCGGGCTTGGCCCGGGTGGTGCGGCTGACCCGGGTGTTTCGCCAGGCTTCGGAAAGCGGGATCGTGCGCAACGCATATCGGATTCTCGAAGGGCAGTTGCCCGAACTCCGGTCGCCGGAAGGGGATTGGTTCTGGTTGGAACGCCGGGACCCCGAGGCGTTGGCGCGGGAAGTGGTGTCCCTCTATGTCCGGCGTTTGCCGATATTTCTCGGCGGGGACGGGGAGATTCAGGTCCTGACCCCCATGAGGCGGGGGCCGCTCGGGGTGGAGGGATTGAATCCCCGCCTTCAGGGCGAGGTGAATCCTCCGGGGTCGGATAAGCCCGAAGTCCAAGCGGGGGGCAGGGTTTTTCGCCTGGGGGATCGGGTGATGCAGGTCCGCAATGATTATCAAAAAGAAGTGTTTAACGGGGATGTGGGCCGGGTGGTGGAGATCGACCCCGAGGAACGGGACATGACGGTGGAATACCCGGATCCCGCCGGCCCTCGCCGGGTGTTGTATCGGGACGGGGAGTGGGACGATCTGCAGCTCGCCTATGCCCTTTCGGTACACAAAAGCCAAGGGAGCGAATACGACGCCGTGGTGATCCCCGTCGTGCCCGCCCACACGGTGGTCTTGGAGCGGGCGCTGCTGTACACGGCGGTCACCCGGGCGAAACGATTGGTGGTGCTCCTGGGGGACCGCCGGGCGCTCCAACGGGCTATCGCCCGGGTGCGCGGGCACAGCCGTTCGACCCTTCTCGCTGCCCGCCTGCGGGGGGAAGTGGAGGATTTGATTCCCGGCGGGTAA
- a CDS encoding alpha/beta-type small acid-soluble spore protein gives MARGQKRNTPVVPQAGRALDQFKYEVAQELGIQVPQDGYWGTMLTRDTGAIGGNMTRKLVALAEQQLANYGGAGAGRTPQA, from the coding sequence ATGGCGCGTGGCCAAAAGCGGAACACCCCCGTAGTTCCTCAGGCCGGCCGAGCCCTTGATCAGTTCAAGTACGAGGTGGCCCAGGAACTCGGAATTCAGGTGCCCCAGGACGGCTACTGGGGGACGATGTTGACCCGGGATACGGGGGCGATCGGGGGGAACATGACCCGTAAGCTGGTGGCGTTGGCCGAGCAGCAGCTGGCCAACTACGGCGGAGCGGGGGCTGGTCGTACTCCTCAGGCTTAA
- a CDS encoding glycosyltransferase, which produces MLAVLLWIFSVYGFISAVWHILRLLTYRRPVFPPTDVTLVVRNAEPFIEGLLRRIAAEVAVAVPGLRVVVVDDGSADNTMAIVERLAERETWLEACPVAAGRAPGVGAVLPGVTGGSAGWGATVGLPLPLRAGGEALPAPRRWVGFDLRSGGGLETVMPTLRALYGLGPETGARRAEAAGTGERGWRIL; this is translated from the coding sequence ATGTTGGCCGTGTTATTGTGGATATTTTCCGTTTATGGTTTCATTAGCGCTGTTTGGCATATTTTGCGCCTTTTAACCTATCGGCGGCCGGTGTTTCCGCCCACGGACGTGACCCTGGTGGTCCGGAACGCCGAGCCGTTTATCGAGGGCTTGCTGAGGCGGATTGCCGCCGAGGTGGCGGTGGCGGTTCCGGGATTGCGGGTGGTCGTGGTGGACGACGGATCGGCAGATAACACCATGGCCATTGTGGAGCGATTGGCGGAGCGGGAGACGTGGCTCGAAGCCTGTCCGGTTGCAGCGGGAAGAGCGCCGGGGGTCGGTGCGGTCTTGCCCGGGGTGACGGGAGGCTCCGCGGGGTGGGGGGCAACCGTCGGTCTGCCCCTTCCGTTGCGGGCCGGAGGTGAAGCACTCCCGGCGCCCAGGCGGTGGGTCGGGTTTGATCTGCGGAGTGGAGGCGGCTTGGAGACGGTCATGCCAACCCTCCGGGCGCTGTATGGGCTTGGACCCGAGACCGGGGCGCGCCGGGCCGAGGCGGCGGGGACGGGGGAGCGGGGATGGCGCATTTTGTGA
- a CDS encoding response regulator transcription factor, with protein MAEIRILLVDHHLRYRRGLRSILEMEKEMMPVGEVRSIQEIQNVLENTSVDVVVLDLATVGNKAAEAVGTIKSIRQETRVMVLAHEADSRLVEVLAAGADGVLLKDVGASGLVEGIRGLARVGAYLHPAAARVVLEVLRSVLAEDREDAACGEALGWDEDQAPAAVAAPTPALAVHGPAGEGREASRGEAGWDWMVDFESEEDGEDKAPGIVAPLTKREFEVLQLLAEGRSNRDIAKALVLSEKTVKNHVASILDKLVVRDRTQAVLVALRRGWVTLN; from the coding sequence ATGGCAGAGATACGGATTCTACTGGTGGACCATCACCTTCGGTACCGCCGGGGCCTGCGCTCCATCCTGGAGATGGAAAAGGAAATGATGCCGGTGGGAGAGGTCCGCAGTATTCAAGAGATCCAAAATGTCCTGGAGAATACCTCGGTCGATGTGGTGGTGCTCGATCTGGCGACGGTGGGGAACAAGGCCGCTGAGGCAGTCGGCACGATCAAATCGATCCGCCAGGAGACCCGGGTCATGGTCCTGGCCCATGAGGCGGACAGCCGATTGGTGGAGGTTCTGGCCGCGGGGGCGGATGGGGTGCTCCTGAAGGATGTCGGGGCTTCGGGCTTGGTGGAAGGCATCCGGGGTCTGGCCCGGGTCGGGGCTTATCTCCACCCGGCGGCGGCCCGGGTCGTCCTGGAGGTGCTCCGAAGCGTCTTGGCCGAGGACCGGGAGGATGCGGCATGCGGGGAAGCGCTCGGCTGGGACGAGGACCAGGCTCCGGCGGCGGTGGCGGCTCCCACTCCCGCCCTGGCGGTTCACGGGCCTGCCGGGGAAGGGCGAGAGGCTTCGAGAGGGGAAGCCGGATGGGATTGGATGGTAGACTTTGAATCGGAGGAGGACGGGGAAGACAAGGCGCCAGGGATCGTGGCGCCTTTGACAAAACGGGAGTTCGAGGTGCTTCAGCTCCTCGCTGAGGGGCGGAGCAACCGGGATATTGCGAAGGCTTTAGTCTTGAGTGAGAAAACGGTAAAAAATCACGTGGCGAGCATCCTCGATAAGCTGGTGGTCAGGGATCGCACCCAAGCGGTGCTGGTTGCTCTGCGGCGGGGATGGGTGACGTTGAATTAG
- the metK gene encoding methionine adenosyltransferase, with translation MPRRYLFTSESVTEGHPDKMCDQISDAVLDAIYAKDPMARVACETSVTTGLVLVAGEITTDCYVDIPKIVRETVREIGYTRAKFGFDADTCAVITSIDEQSPDIAQGVNRALEARTGEISDEEIEATGAGDQGLMFGFAVNETEELMPLPISLAHRLAKRLAEVRREKLLSYLRPDGKTQVTIEYEEGRPVRVDTIVISTQHHPKVSLDTIEKDIKEYVIDPVVSRHMIDARTKFFINPTGRFVIGGPRGDAGLTGRKIIVDTYGGYARHGGGAFSGKDPTKVDRSGAYAARYVAKNIVAAGLADKCEVQVAYAIGVARPVSIMVDTFGTGRISEERIEDLVREYFDLRPAGIIRELNLRRPIYRQTAAYGHFGRPDLDLPWERTDKAEILREAAGLKLIGG, from the coding sequence GTGCCGAGGCGGTACCTGTTCACGTCGGAATCCGTGACGGAAGGCCATCCGGATAAGATGTGCGACCAGATCTCCGATGCGGTATTGGATGCGATTTATGCGAAGGATCCGATGGCGCGGGTAGCGTGCGAAACGTCCGTGACCACGGGACTGGTGCTGGTCGCCGGAGAGATCACGACGGACTGTTATGTCGATATTCCGAAAATCGTCCGCGAAACCGTTCGCGAGATTGGATATACCCGGGCAAAGTTTGGTTTTGACGCGGACACCTGCGCGGTGATCACCTCCATCGATGAGCAGTCCCCGGACATCGCCCAGGGGGTGAATCGGGCGCTGGAAGCGCGGACCGGTGAGATCTCCGATGAGGAGATCGAGGCCACCGGGGCCGGGGATCAGGGTCTCATGTTCGGATTTGCCGTGAACGAAACTGAGGAACTGATGCCGCTCCCCATCTCCCTGGCCCATCGGTTGGCAAAGCGCCTGGCCGAGGTGCGCCGGGAGAAGCTTTTGTCGTATCTTCGCCCGGATGGCAAAACCCAGGTGACGATCGAGTACGAGGAGGGGCGGCCCGTGCGGGTGGACACCATCGTGATCTCCACCCAACATCATCCGAAGGTCAGCCTGGACACCATCGAAAAAGATATTAAAGAGTACGTCATCGATCCGGTGGTGTCCCGCCACATGATCGATGCCCGCACCAAGTTTTTCATCAATCCCACCGGGCGGTTCGTCATCGGCGGCCCCCGGGGGGACGCCGGGTTAACCGGGAGAAAGATCATCGTCGACACCTACGGCGGGTATGCCCGGCACGGCGGTGGGGCTTTTTCGGGGAAGGACCCCACCAAAGTCGATCGCTCCGGGGCTTACGCGGCCCGGTATGTGGCGAAAAATATCGTGGCGGCGGGGCTGGCGGACAAGTGCGAGGTTCAGGTGGCCTATGCGATTGGAGTGGCCCGGCCTGTGTCCATCATGGTGGACACGTTTGGAACGGGGCGGATCAGCGAAGAGCGCATCGAGGATTTGGTTCGGGAGTATTTTGACCTGCGGCCCGCGGGGATCATCCGGGAATTGAACCTCAGGCGTCCCATCTACCGACAGACGGCGGCCTATGGGCATTTTGGACGGCCGGATTTGGACCTGCCCTGGGAGCGGACTGACAAAGCCGAGATTCTTCGGGAGGCGGCGGGACTGAAGTTGATCGGCGGATGA